In Scyliorhinus canicula chromosome 12, sScyCan1.1, whole genome shotgun sequence, the sequence GCAGTTGATGTCTGAGGTGGAAAATGCTGATGGGAATCAACTGCGATGGCTTCAGTCTTATAGGTGTTGAACTGAAGAAAGTTCTAGCTCATATGGCTCAGGTGGCAACTGTTCCTTCATACCACCTAAATTCAAAATGTTTATTCTGATGAGGTAATAACAGTCCTCACTCCACTGTAAAACATATTGGAGATGGTTGGTCCTGAAATGGTAGTTGCTGGAGGCTGTTAGTTATCGTTTCGTAGGTCTTAATGAAATTGTCATATTCTTACATCAGTTAGCTGTATGTATTTATTAACTATAGGAACTATGTACATATATACAGTAAAGGGTTCAAGCTCGTAGCTGTCTCCCTGCTTGCTTCTGCATACTGCTCTGTCCAAAACTAAACTGACTCCTAAGTGCAGGCCATGTGTGCTCTGACATCATTGTGTGGATGGTACTGTACTCAGGCCAATATGCAACGGTAATGTAATTAATTCTATTCCGCTATGAGAAATGGCTTCCCTTAAGTGCCTTAGCTATTCCACAGAATATTTTTACAATGTATTTTAATAGCTCCCTCCTTCTTGGTATTTTTCCAATAGAACACCCTGACCCAGGAAATTGACCCCTGTTAAGCACCTCTAAGAATCAAAGCAGCTGATACAGCATTTGCAACATTGTGGCTGTACACCAGATCTTGTCCCAGAGTGTCCCAACATTTTGAATTTTTGCCTTTTGTTTTGTACTAATGAGTCACAGTCTTATCTCTAATGTTTTCTTGCAAGTATATGAATTAACTCACTTTATTTGCTGCGCTGCTGGAGTAATTGCTCATTTATCAGTGTTCCTGAAGAAGACGAAACACATATTGTCACAAATGCTCTTTCCACAGGGAAAGTACCACTTCACTTATCATCCCACGTCGGGCTTGGCAATAGGGGATGACTCCTCTAGTTTAAGTGGCTGGGCTTTTCCATTTCCTGGAGTATCTTTATCGGACAATTTTGTGAATGAAGAGGAGGAAACCAAACTGGTGAACTTGATGGATGGCGACGAGTGGAAGCCCTCACAGTCTGGACGCAAGAAACAGGTTAGGTTTCCCAGTCACCGAGTAAACCATGTTACATATGGGTCACTGTCAGAACactacagtatttatacattcagcTTTGCAGCACATTTTTCCCCTGGGTGAATGACAGACTATTAGGTTTTCAGTTATTTTCTGAGTGATTAGAGGAAGTAGCTTAATATTTCACTTATTTTGTGTTTGACAGAGTCTCAGCATTGGCACAAACTAATTCTCCATCACTTTGTGACACTATCATTTTTACAGGTCCCAATTACATTGGACCTGCCTTCTGTCAGTTCTTACAACTATATGATTGTATTTGTTGCGTTCCAAAGTGTAATTTAATACAAATCAAACTTCGGATTCTAAAGTAACCTGTcactattatttttttaataccaTGCACTCATACATGATCATTCCAGGTTTCCTAGTTTGGAAGTTTGCTTTCCTGTCTTTTCTATTCCTCAATATAGTAATATCCTCAATCTCTGGGGGCATGATGTTGAACACCGTCGCTTAACTGGAAGCGCTCCATTGAGCTTTCACTTTACTTTTTATTGAATGTTTTTGTTTCATCAACTCATTGAGTTGAAGGAGTTACTGAGATTGGCAAGCACACATCAATGATTGATGCACAATCATTAATCAAATTTATTTCTTTTGAACATAATTTAAATCCCCGAGTGTCAATATCACATTTGAATTTGCAGTTAGTTAAGCAAGATAATATGTTGTCATATCCTGATGCTTGCCAAGACCTGAAAAGGAAATATGTTGTATTTATCCAGCAGCTTTCACATCatcagtactttttgaagtgcagtcatgtCAGTAATACTGGAAAACAAGGGAACCAATATGTGTACAGTAAGATTACACAAGAGTAATCAATGAACAGATCTAATTTTTAGTAATATCGGTTGAAGGCTAAATGATAACTCACTCTAAGAATATCAGTAAAAGCTGCTTTGTATTGTTGGGTCCTGTGATGTTTCACTTGTGAAAATAGGCATTTTTGTCATTTGAACAAAACTGGCAGTTAACTGTTTCATGCTGCATTTCCCATGGCAACATCTCCATCTATCACAGAGTCCACTTGTCATTCAATaaacactctcttctcatgcagtataaatcatTGTTCCTCCATTACTATTTGGTCATTTCTTACCACCTACCCCATTGAGCGCAAGACAAAATGCTTAGACAGCAAGTctcttttttcaacaatactgTAGTTATTTTTCTTGGATTTTTGTCCAGTTTACTCATCTATTTCTTTGTCAACAAACAGGATTACGGCCCAAgagtaaattttaaaaagcacaagttgAAAATGGGAAACTTCAGTGGCCTGCCATGCTTCAGCCATCTCCTCGTAAACCGAATGATGCAACTTCCGGTGTTGAAAAACTTTCTTCCTGTGGAGCAATGCAACCTTGATTATAGACCAGAACGAGGCTCTTCCATTGACCCACACTTTGATGACTGGTGGCTGTGGGGTGAGCGTCTTGTCAGCGTGAATCTCCTGTCTGAAACCATATTATCGATGTCTTGTGACTCAGAGGATATCATCCAGTTACATCATAATGAAATGGAGTGCACACCATTGTATGATCCAGTAACTGGTAATTCAGAGAGTATTTTAAATTTCCATGGGGATAATATTCCAGTTCATTGCACAGCCAACTGTAGTGTGAAAAGAACAAGTGATACAGGTCAAAAGCCAGTCCCTTACAAAGATATAGAGGTAGCAATTCATTTGCCACGGAGATCTTTAATCGCTTTATATGGAGATGCACGATACAAATGGAAACATGGAATATACAGGGAAGATATCAAGTCAAGACGGATATGCAGTACCTTTAGGGAGCTATCAGAAGAGTTCAGCCATGGAGGGAACCAAGAGGCACTGGGGAAAGAGCTCTTGGATATATCAATGAGCTTTCAGGGTATTCCTGTGTAAAATTGCGACAAGCATcaagcacaagtgaacttcaTTATGAACTCTGCTTTGGGATAACCACAAAAAATGTGATATTTAAATTATTTAACCCATATCTCTTATGCCTGGTTAAAAAAGGATGCAATGTGTGTGTCGGTCTGCCTCCTCCAGGCCTTTGCAACTTTATAAATGTTCACTTCGAGATGTACAAGAGTAATGAGATGATGATTTTTCTGCTTCCCTGTTGGGGAAACAGCTGCTCTCCACTCCAGTCCCTATAATCAAGAACATTTTATTTAGGGGGTAATTATGAGATCCAAATCATATCTTGGCACAATTGTCCACTGTGCACATGAGCCATAACAAGGCTTTTATTGGTGACGAAAGTGTGTAAAAGTAAGCTCAGAGAATCTAGAATCCAAATTTACTGAAAATAGGTGGTGGTTTGAGTATTGACCTGTTGTGAGTGGGTTTGGCCTGTTTTTAAATAATAAGCTGAGCACACAGTTCAAATTGTTCTAACCCATCAAATTATCTTTTTAgaaactggataaaagcaaattactgcggatgctggaatctgaaacgaaagagaaaatgctggaaaatctcagcaggtctggcagcatctgtagggagagaaaagagcaaatgtttcgagtccagatgaccctttatcaagagctttgacaaaggatcacctggactcaaaacgttagttcttttttctccctatagatgctgcctgacctgagattttccagcattttctctttcacctCTTTAGAAACCACTGATTCTGATTTTCTCTAAGCAAGgaggtgtcatagaatcataggtagTGATGGTTTATCTGTTTTACTTTCAAATTCTTCAATTTTGATTGAAATGAATATTAATATTGTAAATTAACTGCTCAAATATAACTTTGGATGTAATGCCAGGATGATTAAAGTTAGTGTTTTGGAAATTCTGTTACCAAATGAGCTTAAGTTTAAACTAACTTTGAATTTTAAACTAGTTTGCTAAGTTTTGTAAAATATCAGCTATTTGGGAATGGGACAATGAGAGTGGCATTTTATCAAATGTATATATACTTTAAATATTGGGATTCtacaaaattatattttttactttgcaaatatttttattttctaatttCTTGAATAAATTCTGTGTTGAAATAAATCAGCAATTTTTATAAAGGTCAGGTTATTTATGGAGATGAAGGAAATTGATTAGCGAAATGGACATTCAATCTGATTTCATTTTCAGTATTTTAGGGTAGGTGTGGGACTAAAATTACTTCAAAATAAATAACGATGGAAATAGTTTTAACTAAGTTTCAGTCTGCACGATGTAATGCCATTTACAACAGTGGCTAAATAAATGGGAAAGGAGAGAAGTGAGCACAAGTTCATACGTTTCCGTGGGCAAAGtcaatattttaaaattcaaCGTTCTCCATTTAATGTATGTATGTTCTTGTATGAGTTCCCAATCCCAACTCTATAATTGGATTGGAAATTCTAGAATGGGAAACGTTGCTGGCAGGAAGGTGATTGAAAAGGATCTGCACAGCAGAAAAAACAAAAGCACAAGCTCCACTCTCTGAATTGTCCCATGATCTGTACCAAATGATGatgtactccagttgtggtcaacttgaaattctttttttctttttataaatttagaatatccaattaaggggcaatttagcgtggccaatccaccaaccctgcacatctttgggttgtgggggtgagacccacgcagacacgggtggaatgtgcaaattccaaacggacagtgacccagggccgggattgaatcagggacctcagcgctgtgagccaacag encodes:
- the alkbh4 gene encoding alpha-ketoglutarate-dependent dioxygenase alkB homolog 4; translation: MAADDTGRPSCGCKGIRSCLLCERSGLELLAQFQRGKYHFTYHPTSGLAIGDDSSSLSGWAFPFPGVSLSDNFVNEEEETKLVNLMDGDEWKPSQSGRKKQDYGPRVNFKKHKLKMGNFSGLPCFSHLLVNRMMQLPVLKNFLPVEQCNLDYRPERGSSIDPHFDDWWLWGERLVSVNLLSETILSMSCDSEDIIQLHHNEMECTPLYDPVTGNSESILNFHGDNIPVHCTANCSVKRTSDTGQKPVPYKDIEVAIHLPRRSLIALYGDARYKWKHGIYREDIKSRRICSTFRELSEEFSHGGNQEALGKELLDISMSFQGIPV